A region of Moorena producens PAL-8-15-08-1 DNA encodes the following proteins:
- a CDS encoding tetratricopeptide repeat protein, with protein sequence MRTIPLLAATIISFGLTSFGQAQGKEIPEYKGTKQLMEGPYSNNLDAASYFQVGVKLYGRRDFPGAERAFRKALEFDPYMAMGRYLLANTFLQQGKNQLALEQYQIAIALDPTLSQAYYNLGIAFYKEGAPDSAIAAYRQALSFNPESADIYYNLGLALESQGNQEQAIEHYQATIRLDPDYGKAYYNMGLILVEQDQIGPATTALRQAVRTQPKLEKAHYQLGVLLVEQGEKSAAEESFREAVKVDPNLAPAQYQLAVILFEKGELAEAITRFRLVTELEPENVDAYRQLGAALTANGEYAEAVTTLKLAVQLDPYHALTHYNLGVALQQQEQYEDAMAEYQQALTLSPALAEGHYNLGVVLEKSQQREEAISSLVKARELFAFGGNEEKVTEVDEYIKQLEPEASLVDTQETPEVDSPKIPQMKSPDILEVESQETSEVESTETEQMEPEKSEPERGIPTL encoded by the coding sequence ATGAGAACGATACCGCTGCTAGCTGCTACTATCATCAGCTTTGGTTTGACAAGTTTTGGTCAAGCTCAAGGTAAAGAGATTCCTGAGTATAAAGGAACCAAGCAGTTGATGGAAGGTCCATACTCCAATAACCTGGATGCGGCTTCATACTTTCAAGTTGGGGTGAAACTGTACGGACGTCGGGACTTTCCTGGGGCAGAGCGCGCTTTTCGTAAAGCCCTTGAGTTTGACCCCTATATGGCCATGGGACGTTATTTGTTGGCGAATACGTTTTTGCAGCAGGGTAAGAACCAGCTGGCATTGGAACAATACCAAATTGCTATTGCCCTTGACCCAACCTTGTCACAAGCTTATTACAACTTAGGCATTGCTTTTTACAAGGAAGGGGCACCCGATAGTGCGATCGCTGCTTATCGACAGGCGTTGTCTTTCAATCCTGAATCAGCTGATATTTATTATAACTTAGGGTTAGCCCTGGAATCTCAGGGTAATCAAGAACAGGCGATCGAACACTACCAAGCCACTATTCGCCTAGACCCAGATTATGGCAAAGCCTACTATAACATGGGACTGATTTTAGTCGAGCAAGACCAGATTGGACCAGCAACTACTGCACTCAGACAAGCAGTTCGCACTCAACCTAAATTGGAGAAAGCACACTACCAGTTAGGAGTATTACTGGTGGAGCAAGGGGAAAAGTCAGCGGCAGAGGAATCCTTTAGGGAAGCAGTTAAGGTTGACCCGAACTTGGCTCCGGCTCAGTATCAATTAGCGGTAATTTTGTTTGAGAAAGGGGAGTTGGCGGAAGCGATTACTCGGTTTCGCTTGGTGACGGAACTGGAACCGGAAAATGTCGATGCTTACCGACAGCTAGGGGCAGCACTGACAGCCAATGGTGAGTACGCCGAAGCAGTTACCACACTCAAATTAGCTGTGCAACTGGATCCTTACCACGCCTTGACCCACTACAACCTTGGTGTTGCTCTACAACAGCAAGAACAGTATGAGGACGCCATGGCTGAATATCAGCAAGCTCTTACCCTGTCTCCGGCATTAGCAGAAGGTCATTACAACTTGGGTGTAGTCTTAGAAAAGTCTCAACAGCGAGAGGAAGCTATCTCTTCTTTGGTCAAAGCTAGAGAGTTGTTCGCCTTTGGTGGTAATGAGGAAAAGGTGACAGAGGTTGATGAGTACATCAAGCAGCTAGAACCAGAAGCTTCTTTGGTTGATACTCAAGAAACTCCTGAGGTAGACTCTCCTAAAATTCCACAGATGAAGTCTCCTGACATTCTGGAGGTAGAATCCCAAGAAACTTCTGAGGTAGAGTCCACTGAAACTGAACAGATGGAACCGGAAAAGTCTGAACCAGAAAGAGGGATTCCTACGCTTTAG
- a CDS encoding ATP-binding protein, translated as MTMTSLVIVAVASVTMLSLHREQQTFRKELKQQAELLLKTLILVTADALYLADADALEQVMEQLGEQGLVEEGFIYQKDGRIVAEANPVDGQVYSLESNSVGQELLRSKDTVVRWENNQLFAGKAVILGNQTVGAISVGLSTAPLNNKSAAVRNQGLVVAVTAAAAGTLLALLLSRSITEPLQQMTAATKRLAAGNLNQTITVHTKDELAELADSFNSMTSRLQKLVESLEQRAEALRQSEEKNRALLNAIPDLMLHFSNDGIFLDYKVARNQNSFGSFDQVLGKTVYDVLPPDIAQLYIRNVKQALETGEIQIFEHERFINGQRRHFEARIVVSGDNEVLTIVRDITENKLAQIELQQAKEAAEEANHAKSAFMASMSHELRTPLNGILGLSQLLWEDAEELGYDEFVSDLKEIWNSGTHLLTLISDVLDISKIEAGKMNLYLESFDVTTLIVELESLAKPLMQKKNNSLKISSADSLGTMVADRTKLKQVLLNLLSNAAKFTETGTITFSIKREGSNHRNGKNELILELSQPYSRSSSPSYTTIDIPTSPNTLANLESDHWLIFSVTDTGIGMTPEQLNKVFQPFTQADNSTTKKYGGTGLGLSISQRFCEMMGCKISVTSQIGVGSTFTIRCPAVVNDPKAETPKG; from the coding sequence ATGACCATGACTAGCTTGGTCATTGTGGCAGTGGCTAGTGTCACCATGCTATCTCTGCACCGTGAGCAACAAACCTTTCGTAAAGAACTCAAGCAACAGGCTGAACTATTGCTTAAGACTCTGATTTTAGTGACTGCTGATGCGCTCTACCTTGCAGATGCTGATGCTTTGGAGCAGGTCATGGAGCAGCTGGGGGAGCAGGGGTTAGTGGAGGAGGGTTTCATCTACCAAAAAGATGGACGTATTGTAGCCGAAGCCAATCCGGTAGACGGTCAGGTGTATAGTCTCGAGAGTAACTCTGTTGGCCAGGAGCTGCTAAGGAGTAAAGATACAGTTGTTAGGTGGGAAAATAACCAACTTTTTGCTGGTAAGGCAGTGATTCTAGGGAATCAGACAGTGGGAGCGATTAGTGTCGGACTGTCTACAGCTCCCCTGAATAATAAAAGTGCTGCGGTACGCAATCAAGGTCTAGTGGTGGCAGTAACTGCAGCGGCTGCTGGTACCCTGTTGGCACTGCTGCTGAGTCGGTCAATCACTGAACCATTGCAACAGATGACTGCTGCAACCAAGCGTCTGGCGGCTGGGAACTTGAACCAGACGATTACTGTTCACACCAAGGATGAGCTAGCGGAGTTGGCAGATTCCTTCAACAGCATGACTTCCCGGCTGCAAAAACTCGTTGAAAGTTTGGAACAGCGAGCTGAAGCTCTGCGCCAAAGTGAAGAGAAAAATCGAGCCTTACTTAATGCTATCCCAGATTTAATGTTGCACTTTAGCAACGATGGTATATTTCTAGATTATAAAGTGGCAAGGAATCAGAACTCTTTTGGGTCTTTTGATCAAGTCTTGGGTAAAACGGTGTATGATGTATTACCACCAGATATAGCTCAACTTTATATCCGCAATGTTAAGCAAGCTTTGGAAACTGGGGAGATCCAAATCTTTGAACATGAGAGGTTTATTAATGGCCAACGCCGCCATTTTGAAGCAAGGATTGTGGTCAGTGGAGATAACGAAGTGCTGACCATTGTCCGGGATATTACGGAGAACAAGTTGGCTCAGATTGAATTGCAACAGGCAAAAGAAGCGGCTGAAGAAGCCAACCATGCCAAGAGTGCGTTTATGGCTAGTATGAGCCATGAGCTAAGGACACCTCTTAACGGTATTCTGGGCTTAAGTCAGTTGCTGTGGGAAGATGCCGAGGAGTTAGGCTATGACGAGTTCGTCTCTGACTTAAAGGAGATTTGGAACTCTGGTACGCACCTGCTCACACTGATCAGTGATGTTCTAGACATTTCAAAGATTGAAGCGGGCAAGATGAACCTGTACTTAGAAAGCTTTGATGTTACCACCCTGATAGTGGAATTGGAAAGCCTTGCTAAGCCACTGATGCAGAAAAAGAACAATAGTCTAAAGATCAGCAGTGCTGACTCTCTCGGGACAATGGTGGCTGACCGGACTAAGCTCAAGCAGGTTCTGTTAAACTTGCTAAGTAATGCGGCCAAATTCACTGAGACAGGCACGATTACTTTTAGCATTAAGCGTGAAGGAAGTAACCATAGGAATGGCAAGAACGAACTCATCTTGGAGTTATCCCAACCTTATTCGAGATCCTCAAGTCCTTCCTACACCACCATCGATATTCCTACCTCCCCCAATACCTTAGCGAATCTCGAATCTGATCATTGGTTGATCTTCTCAGTAACTGATACTGGCATTGGTATGACTCCAGAACAGCTTAACAAAGTATTTCAACCATTTACCCAGGCAGATAATTCAACCACCAAAAAGTATGGTGGAACGGGTTTAGGTCTTTCCATCAGCCAACGCTTCTGCGAGATGATGGGTTGTAAAATTAGCGTGACAAGCCAGATTGGTGTTGGCTCTACCTTTACCATTCGTTGTCCTGCTGTAGTAAATGACCCCAAAGCAGAAACACCTAAGGGCTAA
- a CDS encoding TldD/PmbA family protein, translated as MTLAAAPICDRKDQALSLVDSVIAQSQAEGVFVSLSLGDEFLSRFSENQITQNISRQRCQLTITSYFGKRCASATTTELDPEAIAQTIQRSEQLARIAPEDPEWVPLLESQDYEQRTPAFDQATANLSPLERGEIVKGVCTLTAKAGVEGSGKLSTQAFLRVVGNSQGLRALDQGTEADCSVTARIDDGSSWSHSTAFAIKQLPILEKSSITGLIERALASRHPRQVNPGTYPVIFDGAAFAELLSWVIWNMDARAADEGRSFMSHSDQTGKPTGNRLGQPMFSPIVQVQRHPAHPLLQLGTCFRDGLSNRYTEVIKDGIPQILYYSRYWAAQKGKDPTGLLFPIVMSGSSQSLADLIAQTERGILVNRAWYVRYVNPKTLEVTGMTRDGTFWIEDGQIAYPIKNLRFNQSLPQMLKEVDALSKVQRYGNIVVPGVRVKAFNFDSITDSI; from the coding sequence ATGACCCTAGCTGCTGCTCCGATATGCGATCGCAAAGATCAAGCCCTATCCCTAGTTGATTCAGTTATTGCCCAATCCCAAGCAGAAGGGGTATTCGTCAGTCTCAGCCTTGGTGACGAATTTCTGAGCCGCTTCTCGGAAAATCAGATTACCCAGAATATCAGCCGCCAACGCTGCCAACTTACCATTACCAGTTATTTCGGTAAGCGTTGTGCCTCTGCTACCACAACAGAACTAGACCCAGAGGCAATAGCCCAAACTATCCAACGTTCAGAACAACTGGCTCGCATTGCCCCAGAAGATCCTGAATGGGTACCCCTACTCGAATCCCAGGATTATGAGCAACGCACCCCAGCCTTCGATCAAGCCACCGCTAACCTTTCCCCCTTGGAACGGGGAGAAATAGTCAAGGGAGTATGTACCTTAACTGCTAAGGCAGGAGTCGAAGGGTCGGGTAAGCTTAGTACTCAAGCTTTTTTACGAGTTGTGGGGAACTCCCAAGGGTTACGAGCCTTAGACCAAGGTACAGAGGCAGACTGTAGCGTGACAGCCCGTATAGATGATGGTTCAAGTTGGAGTCATAGCACCGCCTTTGCCATAAAGCAGTTACCGATTTTAGAGAAGTCATCGATAACAGGTCTAATTGAACGAGCCTTAGCCTCACGTCACCCCCGTCAGGTCAATCCAGGCACCTACCCAGTCATCTTTGATGGTGCTGCCTTTGCGGAATTGCTGTCTTGGGTAATCTGGAATATGGATGCTCGGGCAGCGGATGAAGGACGTTCCTTTATGTCCCATAGTGATCAAACCGGTAAGCCCACTGGTAACCGCTTGGGTCAGCCAATGTTTAGCCCTATAGTGCAGGTACAACGCCACCCTGCTCATCCCCTACTCCAATTAGGCACTTGCTTTCGGGATGGGTTGAGTAATCGCTACACCGAGGTGATTAAGGATGGTATTCCCCAAATCCTTTACTATAGCCGCTATTGGGCAGCTCAGAAAGGTAAAGATCCAACCGGACTATTGTTTCCCATTGTCATGTCCGGTTCTAGCCAAAGTCTAGCTGACCTGATTGCCCAGACAGAGCGAGGTATTTTGGTAAATCGTGCTTGGTATGTGCGCTATGTCAATCCCAAAACCCTAGAAGTCACAGGGATGACCCGTGATGGCACATTCTGGATTGAAGACGGTCAGATTGCCTACCCGATAAAAAACCTGCGCTTTAACCAAAGCCTGCCCCAAATGTTGAAAGAAGTCGATGCCCTAAGCAAAGTACAGCGCTACGGTAATATCGTAGTTCCAGGAGTTCGGGTCAAGGCATTTAACTTTGATAGTATCACTGACAGCATTTGA
- a CDS encoding potassium channel family protein: MNLSFLTFLRNLPKENKQFAVIGLGRFGRAVCSTLYQLGYEVLGTDIDEKLVSQVLTEKIASHAVQLDSKEPLALKEAGILEFDTVIIAIGNYLQESIITTLNLKEAGVSYVIAKASSEVHGKLLKRVGADHVVFPENDAGCALARSLTKPSIFEWFDLDSKHSIVEVRVPEKFDGKTIMELELRKRYGLTVLAIKGDAEFEINPDPNQLLYKDMLMVIIGSNADIDRLPI; the protein is encoded by the coding sequence GTGAATCTATCATTTTTAACATTCTTGCGTAACCTACCCAAAGAGAATAAACAGTTTGCCGTTATTGGATTAGGGCGTTTTGGTCGAGCCGTCTGTTCCACACTATACCAACTTGGCTATGAGGTTCTGGGTACTGATATTGATGAAAAACTAGTGTCCCAAGTCTTAACAGAGAAAATAGCTTCCCATGCTGTGCAGCTCGATTCAAAAGAACCCTTAGCCTTGAAAGAAGCCGGAATTTTAGAATTTGATACAGTAATTATTGCGATCGGTAACTATTTACAAGAAAGCATTATCACCACCCTCAACTTAAAAGAAGCAGGAGTTTCTTACGTCATTGCCAAAGCTTCCTCAGAAGTTCATGGCAAGCTGTTAAAACGGGTAGGAGCCGATCATGTAGTTTTTCCTGAGAATGACGCAGGTTGTGCTTTAGCACGCTCCCTCACCAAACCATCCATTTTCGAATGGTTTGACCTAGACTCTAAGCACAGTATTGTCGAGGTCAGAGTGCCAGAAAAATTTGATGGCAAAACCATTATGGAACTGGAATTGCGCAAGCGCTATGGCTTGACTGTCCTGGCTATCAAAGGAGATGCTGAATTTGAGATTAACCCTGACCCTAATCAACTGCTGTACAAAGATATGCTTATGGTTATCATTGGCTCCAACGCCGATATTGACCGCTTACCCATCTAA